The genome window TGCAGCACTCTTGATACTGTTGCCCGGTTACGTGAGCTTTACAAGCTTCACTTTCCAGCCTAGTTCTTTGGTCTATTTTCAGTACAAATGATGGGCTTAGTCCAAGATGTCCCATTCCCATTCAcgataatattttcattattataatatttgttttgcgtGAAGTACATCGTATTCAAAGCTAAGACCGCAACAGCTGCGTCTGActatcatatttaatttaatttaactaacACGGAATTGTCAAagttagtttaaattgtttttagttaGTCAAACATTGACATTGAATTAACAAGTAGAAAATCTATTGTAGATTTAACTGTGAAATACTCGCTAACCATGTGAAtaataggaaaaaaaaactgtgcggtattaatattaaaatacaccaaattaatataccgcaaaaataagaaaagtatgcaaaatgATACCTTTggcatattgatatagtactacattcaaaatatagcaaatatatatttaccaaaattcgcaactctatcTTCAAaactacgcttgttatttgatttttatctatttgcaaatatttgaagaaaTCTTTCTACCCTATGTGTAGCGGGTGGAAAATTATATTACTCAATCAAGTGATTGAACTAGTAACAATCTTAATTTACTCTCACTTTATTCACTTTCCTACCTTAAATCCAAATAGAATTCAAAGCAAAGATGAAGCTATTCACATAAAGCCAACTTTAAAGTAGACTCCGCTTCATTTTCATCATACTTTGGAGATGAACTTGTGACACTTGGCACTTTCTTAGCGGTCACATCATGACTAGCTTGACATAACATAACTCAGTCAAGTTGCACATTAACCTATCACCTTCTCCCCTTCGTTTCCCTAATCCCTCTTCAACCTAGCCATGTCTACGGCTGCCGCGCATTTTACGTgtattttgaacatttttatgGTACTTACAGTGACTCTGACTTTAGTTCCTTCTGCTGCAGCTCCAGCtcctgcttttgctgctgttcgttTAGCTGGCTCAGTTGCCCAGACAGAGAGTTGTTTGTAGCTGGCTGCTCAACTATTTAATAATGTTGGCTGACTACCACGTTATGCACTTCATGGCAGCGCCGCGAGCATCATTTATATGCCGCCCCGTTGTTGCCATGTTGCATCGCTGGAAACGTAACTCTACCTGGCGCCGCTCTGTTCATTTGCAAGTGTCCTTGTCTGGCtgccatttatttatttttctcttttctttataTTACCACTTCTTTGGCTGCAACAGTACAGGCaaaacaccaacagcagcagcagcaacagaagcttGACTGCAATCCACTTTTGCACTTAGCAGGGATAACGTGCGGCTTTTTGTCAAAGCATAATTCACAATGCAGAGACGGAGATGCAAGCGAATGAGAAGAGGCGAACCACAGGTTGTCGCAAATATCACACCAACTTGTCATGTCCAACAGTTTATGTTCATGTCAACTGCAACTGTCGAGTTCAACTGTCCAGTTGCCTGTCTGGTCATTGTGTGTAGAATTATGTGGCCACATCAAATACTAGTAGTATCATACTATGTAGTAGCGAAAAATGCCATCTTCCGCTCTAATGCCAGAGCTCTGTCTCCTAGGGATAGTAAGTAAATTTCAATGAGTCCTGTGATAGCTCATATCGCTTGCCCTTTGGCTATTTGCCAGCGTGCAAAGACACCAAAAAGCGCTACTAATTGCACATGCTCACACACATAGTCACATAGCCATAATGAGCCGTGGCCACAAAGCAAATCCAGCACTAGAGAAATAGTTACAGTCACACAGGAGCAGAGAAGAGAACCAGGAGAGGAGCAAGAGAGGACAGGAGGAACATGGGAAGCGCCCTGGATAGAAACTGGAACTAGGGAGCTCTGCTAATGGCTCTTAGCTTCCGCCGCATCAGTGCAATGCGAAGCACAAAAATTTTGCAGCTTCTTTTGGcgttggcaaaaatttaatttagagcCAAAAACGTAACGCAGCGTGCCGCTATCCGTTGCACATTGCAGAGGCAAAAGGGTGAAGAGAGGGGTGCAATGGCATCCTTTGCAGCTAGCACCCAACGATCTCTAGCGCCAGCCTCGGACTTTGGACTCTCTTTGCCGACAACGTTATTTATGGCATTCTAGGACGGCCTTTGGACACTGTAACCGCATTTCTTGCTGCTCGATGCTTTAGCGCCAGCTCCTTTCTTCAGCTCCTTCTCCAGCATTACTTGGACCGTTGCCCTGTTTAGAGTTGTAACTAAAAATGTTGCCGACGAAACACGAAGCAAAATGTACCAACGGGCCCAAAAATGGGCAACTTGGCCAAAATGAATTACAGCCGACGATGctaaagaattaaaaaatttcgcacacaaaaaaattaacgCAAATGTGTCGAAGATTTTTATCAAACTCTGGgataaattggaaaatgtgATTACACTTAGGGTGGGAGCTTATCATCAGCTAAATTGAttatcaatgaaaatgttttaagggcaaacccaaaaaatatataattatatttatgaatacaATGAGGAGCCAAACTTGCCAATAAAACGTTGCTTAtttacaaacatacatacatatgtatttatgcacAACACTGCAACCCTGGTTATCGATACTAAATGTAGTCAAGTAttgaatatcgatatacttgGCAACCAGGGATTGTGCAATACGCAACAGTGCAGCCTGGTTATCGATATAATACGAAATAttgaatatcgatatatcaacAAAATCTGAAGAAGTTGTAAGGTTGTATCGACGGCGTTATGATTTTGAATCGgcattagttttaaatatttatatagttaaaacggcattattttatattaccgTGAAAAAATCTTCCGTAAATTGTGgttatgttttaatattttcttcttAATCTAAAgtaatttttggttttattagAATCTGTACGGACTTAAGGCAGTCTCCATTCGTCTTTAGCTTCGCAGAGTTCCAATAGATGCAATGCTTCGCGTCGTTGTATATGCCGTTCAAATTGCtgaaagtacaaaaatatatggtAAATTCTTGAGAATATTATTAGGTTCGCTATATGTATACTCACCTATCGGAACAGGCCGCATGCCACCAACcatcattttgtatttgagcGCAGTTTGAAGAAATATGCTCATCATTATCACGATCgaatgttgtgaatttcatttttttcattccTTCGCAGTGCATCTGTGGAATTCCCCAAGTGTTTGCCCAGAGATAACAGCTTGTAGCCGGACACCTCATCGCCAACGTTAAAGTTATCGTAGTGCGCAATACGGACAATCTTATTCACATGCTCCATCCGTATGTACAACGCATTGGGTTGATTGGTCGATAGCATTCGATGCAGCTTTTCAAGACCGATAAAAAAACTCCCCACTCTCGGTGATGTCACCAAATCCCTCGCGATAGGCAGCCCAATCACGGTAAAAACTTTGGTCGCCATTTAACCGCTGTTGTATTACAATCCATCCAGGTCCTGCAATGTGGTTGTTGTAGAGAACTGGAAATGCTTCAAGACCCAGCACTTTAATCATTTTAAGACCACTATTCAAtgtattttgtgtattgtgttCGCTTTCGACGTTATGACTTTCATTCAGTTGAGTTTTCATTTCGGAAATCATTTTCTTGATATCAACCAGATTCGCTGTTATTTCGAGTAGCTCTTTGTTTTGCGATTCTGCTGCTTTGTATTTCGCCAACTGTTCGATGAGATCCGCAATCTTTGCATCTTTTTGATGGCATTCATGGGTTATCTGTATAAAAGGCTTGATAACCTGATAGCAATAAGAGGCACATTGATTTTCCAATCGTTTAGCGACCGCACAGTTctataagcaaataaataatgaataaacatTTAAGTGTTATGTGTCAATAAGTTTACAATGAATTCGAAATAGGATTGAGAAAGTGCGACCTCaatgataacaaaataatgatgataatatttctttattgacTTACCAAATCGTCTGCATATTCCGAATGTAGATTTGAGATAACTCTTTGATATAAACACGTCAATAAAATACATGTTAGAAAATTCCGCATTTTGATGTTGTGATTGTGGCTTTAGCTTAACAGAGACTGATTTCATAAATCAAGAACAAGAGAGCTTTAAGTGAGATAGATGAGCGCATCTTTGCGATGCTCcttcataaaaattatttactcTGACTTGATTATCAGtaaatttgtatacccgctacccatagagcCGAAGTGTATAATGCACTTTTGATAATCGAATGTAAGAGACAGAAAAAAGCAACACTgatctataaaatatatttattcttagCACCATTCAGACATGTCTGTTTATTTGAGTTTTTGACTTTACGTTAATAagtttgtataataatatatttagtttttaatgactgcttaaaatatgtttgaaaGACAGTTTAtagttaaaaatgtttttgatgcATTGTATGTAatgtaatggtatattttgataccaaatatactctttttgtgtattgttggtatatttttttaattgtctGTTTCGGTAATTTAAGGTTCAGTATAGTATaaaattagtattagtatatttacaGTATGTTTGTAGATGATTTTAGTCAGATTGTGTAGCGGGTACATCACACTTTCCTACATGATTAAAATGTGATTAGGGCTTGCTACGAATATTCGCAATCTCAAAGCGATAGATAATTCgtaaaagcaatttaaagttCAGTCTAGAAAATAATTGcgactggtatattttcggtatgtctgtatgtgtctcatatgtaattttatttaaaatgtatagcgggtatctcacagtcgaatgCACTCCACGATGACTTTCCCacatgtttataaataattccTTTAAATGTGTGCTTGCTTCGAATATTTGTGAGCTCAAAGCGATAGTTCATTTGTACatatgaaataaaagcaatttaaagttCAGTCTAGTATATAGTAATTATTTGTTGGTGGCTCGTAAGAACTTTTCATAGCCAAATGTTAATTAACAATAATGTAAACAAATCATAAGTTGCAACCACTCTAATTACCACACATGACTTGTTCATATATCAAAGCAATTCCCCACTCAAAAACACCACCGAAACTTTGGTTAGTTTTGACACCTCAAATTCATAATTATGTACAACCCGTTGGCACAAATATCAAATTCAACTTTCATAACTGTGCAAAGTCAGTTCGagtgaaacacacacacatatatgtacttatatgCAGAGCAGTGGCCAGCATCCAGCATTCAGCATCCAGACAAATGGCCGCACACACGTTTTCCAATTCGCTGCATTTGCGGCACGCAACTGAAACCTTGCCCCCGTCCCCTTCCCTGTTGCAGTGGCACttctcttttttctgtttccatggcatacaaaagaaaaagtttaaatggtatttgctgttgtgtgtttagttgtatttttattacatttgttATTGTGGGGTTAAAAATTATGCCACGAGGGTCAATCGAAAGATAACACAAAAATTctatatactcgtatgtacatacaaaaaaataatagttttaTAGTCGCGATGAGCAAGTAGAGAACTTTTAAAGATACCTTCTTTGTGCTCGCCCCATAAAGTCgagtttatttttgtgcttcggtttattatacccgctacccatagaagaagggtattataactttgtgccggcaggaaatgtatgtaacaggtagaaggaggcatctccgaccctataaagtatatatattcttgatcagcgtcaacagccgagacgatatagccatgtccgtctgtgtgtctgtccgttcatccgtatgaaacactggatctcagagactataagagatagagctataatttttttttcgacagcatttgttatgtttgcacgcagatcaagtttgtttcaaatttttgacacgcccacttccgcccccgcaaatcaaaaaaatcgaataacaagcgtaattttaaagctagagttgcgaattttggtatatatattcccCA of Drosophila nasuta strain 15112-1781.00 chromosome 3, ASM2355853v1, whole genome shotgun sequence contains these proteins:
- the LOC132789927 gene encoding fibrinogen gamma chain-like, with the translated sequence MRNFLTCILLTCLYQRVISNLHSEYADDLNCAVAKRLENQCASYCYQVIKPFIQITHECHQKDAKIADLIEQLAKYKAAESQNKELLEITANLVDIKKMISEMKTQLNESHNVESEHNTQNTLNSGLKMIKVLGLEAFPVLYNNHIAGPGWIVIQQRLNGDQSFYRDWAAYREGFGDITESGEFFYRS